The following proteins are encoded in a genomic region of Dioscorea cayenensis subsp. rotundata cultivar TDr96_F1 chromosome 8, TDr96_F1_v2_PseudoChromosome.rev07_lg8_w22 25.fasta, whole genome shotgun sequence:
- the LOC120267968 gene encoding uncharacterized protein LOC120267968, with the protein MWNLKLLLLCLSVMITDIVAGVLGIEADKALQKGTHVCPPKKAGPAYKLGIASAVLVGLTLAISDSLSKSTKPHTLSDSTRSSPARTVATATFWLSWVVCVLAIMFLGIGVSNDYPVSHIPCSFSKFHFLTVGGVLCFVDGVICVINQVSSASANAEA; encoded by the exons ATGTGGAATTTGAAGCTCTTGCTTCTGTGCCTTTCTGTCATGATCACTGACATAGTTGCAGGTGTTCTGGGAATAGAAGCTGATAAAGCTCTACAAAAG GGTACTCATGTCTGTCCACCTAAAAAAGCAGGACCTGCATATAAGCTTGGTATTGCTTCTGCTGTTCTCGTGGGACTGACTCTAGCAATCAGTGACTCCTTGTCAAAGAGCACTAAACCACATACTTTGTCCGATTCTACAAGGTCATCACCAGCCAGGACGGTGGCTACTGCCACCTTTTGGCTCTCATG GGTTGTATGTGTCCTTGCAATAATGTTTCTTGGCATAGGTGTGTCCAATGATTACCCAGTCTCACATATCCCCTGCTCATTCTCAAAGTTTCACTTCCTAACCGTTGGTGGAGTTCTCTGCTTCGTTGATGGTGTAATTTGTGTAATTAATCAGGTGTCTTCTGCTTCAGCAAATGCTGAAGCCTGA
- the LOC120267797 gene encoding uncharacterized protein LOC120267797 isoform X1, with amino-acid sequence MERTGGMLVCILIVLIDIVAGLIGIQAQIIQNKSTHLRKLVFGCKEPVHQAFILGVTAAVLLSLAHGIAIVFGGCPFVFSMDKSKRSSRNKKMAFVVLILSWFIFLGGLVMLIIAAIDNSPGARLPCRISQLHFLSNGGILCFIHGAFCVAYFVLATASMEETERKN; translated from the exons ATGGAGAGGACCGGAGGCATGCTTGTATGCATCTTgattgtgctcatagacatagTGGCTGGTCTTATCGGAATCCAAGCACAGATTATTCAAAACAAG TCCACACACCTGAGAAAATTAGTGTTTGGATGCAAAGAACCAGTGCATCAGGCCTTCATACTAGGTGTTACTGCTGCAGTTCTGCTGTCACTGGCTCATGGCATTGCTATTGTTTTTGGTGGTTGCCCCTTTGTCTTCTCCATGGATAAGTCTAAGAGATCatcaagaaacaagaaaatGGCTTTTGTTGTCTTGATTTTATCATG GTTCATTTTTCTTGGAGGACTTGTGATGTTGATAATTGCAGCAATAGATAATTCCCCAGGGGCAAGACTTCCGTGCAGAATTTCACAGCTTCATTTTCTATCGAATGGAGGCATATTATGCTTCATTCATGGAGCCTTTTGCGTAGCATATTTTGTCTTGGCTACTGCATCAATGGAAGAAACTGAAAGAAAGAATTGA
- the LOC120267797 gene encoding uncharacterized protein LOC120267797 isoform X2: protein MHLDCAHRHSGWSYRNPSTDYSKQEPVHQAFILGVTAAVLLSLAHGIAIVFGGCPFVFSMDKSKRSSRNKKMAFVVLILSWFIFLGGLVMLIIAAIDNSPGARLPCRISQLHFLSNGGILCFIHGAFCVAYFVLATASMEETERKN from the exons ATGCATCTTgattgtgctcatagacatagTGGCTGGTCTTATCGGAATCCAAGCACAGATTATTCAAAACAAG AACCAGTGCATCAGGCCTTCATACTAGGTGTTACTGCTGCAGTTCTGCTGTCACTGGCTCATGGCATTGCTATTGTTTTTGGTGGTTGCCCCTTTGTCTTCTCCATGGATAAGTCTAAGAGATCatcaagaaacaagaaaatGGCTTTTGTTGTCTTGATTTTATCATG GTTCATTTTTCTTGGAGGACTTGTGATGTTGATAATTGCAGCAATAGATAATTCCCCAGGGGCAAGACTTCCGTGCAGAATTTCACAGCTTCATTTTCTATCGAATGGAGGCATATTATGCTTCATTCATGGAGCCTTTTGCGTAGCATATTTTGTCTTGGCTACTGCATCAATGGAAGAAACTGAAAGAAAGAATTGA
- the LOC120267902 gene encoding uncharacterized protein LOC120267902 codes for MAKTGAIIICSFILTIDIVAGILGIEAEIAQNKGKHHKAFLIECRQTVHQAYNLGIAAVVLLAVVHTMINILGGCVCYCSKDKFKRAPVDQQIAAITFLMLWVTFGVGFSLLMIAATANSRSKVSCGLSRRHFLSIGGVLCFVHGFFCVIYYVSVSAKGWLEESKNKREVTPQSSIAGFTSP; via the exons atggcaAAAACGGGAGCCATCATCATCTGTTCATTCATCTTGACCATTGATATAGTCGCCGGAATACTTGGAATAGAAGCTGAGATAGCTCAAAACAAG GGAAAACACCACAAGGCTTTTCTTATTGAGTGCAGGCAAACAGTTCATCAAGCTTATAATCTTGGCATAGCTGCAGTAGTGCTTTTAGCTGTTGTTCATACCATGATTAACATCCTTGGTGGTTGTGTATGTTATTGTTCCAAAGATAAATTCAAAAGAGCACCAGTGGACCAGCAAATAGCTGCAATCACTTTCCTGATGCTATg GGTGACTTTTGGAGTTGGATTCAGTTTGCTGATGATTGCAGCCACAGCAAATTCAAGATCAAAAGTTTCTTGTGGTTTGAGCAGAAGGCATTTTCTATCAATTGGAGGAGTTTTGTGTTTTGTTCATGGATTCTTCTGTGTGATTTATTATGTATCTGTTTCTGCAAAAGGTTGGCTGGAAGAGAGCAAGAACAAAAGGGAAGTCACACCCCAAAGCTCAATTGCAGGCTTTACAAGTCCctaa
- the LOC120267904 gene encoding probable histone H2A.3 → MAGRGKAIGSGASKKATSRSSKAGLQFPVGRIARFLKAGKYAERVGAGAPVYLAAVLEYLAAEVLELAGNAARDNKKTRIVPRHIQLAVRNDEELSKLLGTVTIANGGVMPNIHNLLLPKKTGAGSSKSAPDDDN, encoded by the exons ATGGCTGGGAGAGGCAAGGCTATTGGATCCGGGGCTTCTAAGAAGGCGACATCGAGGAGCAGCAAAGCTGGTCTGCAGTTCCCTGTGGGTAGGATAGCACGGTTCCTCAAGGCCGGCAAGTATGCCGAGCGTGTTGGCGCTGGGGCTCCCGTCTACCTTGCCGCTGTTCTCGAATATCTTGCTGCCGAG GTTCTTGAATTGGCTGGCAACGCTGCAAGAGACAACAAGAAGACAAGGATTGTTCCGAGGCACATTCAATTGGCCGTCAGGAACGATGAAGAGCTCTCAAAACTCTTAGGTACAGTAACCATTGCTAATGGTGGAGTGATGCCCAATATTCACAACCTTCTCCTTCCGAAGAAGACTGGTGCTGGGTCATCCAAGTCTGCTCCTGATGATGATAACtag
- the LOC120266627 gene encoding LOW QUALITY PROTEIN: uncharacterized protein LOC120266627 (The sequence of the model RefSeq protein was modified relative to this genomic sequence to represent the inferred CDS: inserted 2 bases in 1 codon) has translation MPTVWVSLRKSLDCKTEPSEVHEPKSRKQQLSTMFNKEXGSRSGCSRSIANLKDVIHGSRRHLERPSTCSPRSIGSNEFLNPITHEVILSNSKCELKITGFGSYHESHEGGVDVNYVGTLRPGTPGPGGQYNNPIPSRKAHSLVGSSSSLSKAVFGNGAFGVGVHQPHNVIPTAPVPQGPSPVVMCHKCGDLFTKWEALEAHHVSKHAVTELVEGDSSRRIVEIICRTSWLKTENSFGRIERVLKVHNMQKTLARFEEYREMVKNRASKLPKKHPRCLADGNELLRFYGTTIGCSLGMNGSSSLCVLEKCDVCRIIRHGFSAKKEMKGGVGVFTSSTSGRAFESVEIYEDADERCIRKALLVCRVIAGRVHKPLDNIQEVTSQSGFDSLAGKVGLHANIEELYLLNTRALLPCFVVICKP, from the exons atgccTACAGTATGGGTATCTCTGAGGAAGTCCCTTGACTGCAAGACTGAACCATCTGAAGTTCATGAGCCAAAGTCAAGGAAGCAGCAACTGAGCACCATGTTTAACAAAGA AGGAAGCAGGTCTGGGTGCTCTAGATCCATAGCCAACCTCAAAGATGTCATCCATGGAAGCAGGAGGCACTTGGAAAGGCCATCAACTTGCAGTCCAAGGTCCATTGGGAGCAATGAGTTTCTTAATCCTATAACCCATGAGGTGATTCTCAGCAACTCAAAGTGTGAGCTTAAAATTACTGGTTTTGGATCTTACCATGAGAGTCATGAGGGTGGAGTTGATGTCAACTATGTGGGTACCCTTAGACCTGGCACACCAGGCCCTGGAGGGCAGTATAACAATCCCATTCCTTCTAGGAAGGCTCATTCCCTTGTGGGGTCTTCTTCTTCACTCTCTAAAGCAGTCTTTGGCAATGGTGCTTTTGGTGTTGGTGTTCATCAACCTCACAATGTCATTCCCACAGCCCCTGTTCCTCAAGGGCCTTCTCCTGTTGTCATGTGCCACAAGTGTGGGGACTTGTTTACCAAATGGGAGGCCTTGGAAGCTCACCATGTCTCCAAACATGCAG TTACTGAACTTGTAGAAGGTGACTCCTCAAGAAGGATTGTTGAGATAATCTGCAGGACAAGTTGGTTAAAAACTGAGAACAGTTTTGGAAGAATAGAGAGAGTGTTAAAGGTTCACAACATGCAGAAAACACTTGCTCGGTTTGAAGAATACCGGGAAATGGTCAAGAACAGAGCAAGCAAATTACCAAAGAAGCACCCTCGTTGTTTAGCAGATGGCAATGAACTACTACGCTTCTACGGAACCACAATTGGTTGTTCTTTAGGCATGAATGGCTCATCAAGTCTATGTGTATTAGAGAAATGTGATGTGTGCAGGATCATAAGACATGGTTTTTCTGCAAAGAAGGAAATGAAAGGAGGAGTTGGTGTTTTCACAAGTTCAACAAGTGGAAGAGCATTTGAGTCTGTTGAGATTTATGAAGATGCTGATGAACGTTGCATCAGAAAAGCATTGCTGGTCTGTAGAGTGATTGCTGGGAGAGTTCATAAACCTCTTGATAACATCCAGGAAGTCACTTCTCAATCAGGGTTTGATTCATTAGCTGGGAAAGTTGGTCTGCATGCCAACATTGAAGAGCTTTACTTGCTTAATACTCGTGCGCTTTTACCATGCTTTGTGGTAATTTGTAAACCTTAA
- the LOC120266326 gene encoding chitin-inducible gibberellin-responsive protein 1-like gives MDSQQFFRYGYTTDSVINYDLTSISNPVFSEWTLNSLKFNLNGSPNSPLSGHSSTGESPSMPVGVHPPDSTQVTSEDIRHALQELETVLMAPDTDEQPMTTSTKTWAHLETLINSQPQARPHKRLKQFPDSCPHNGVKHLLIKCAEAMSDDRIEEFQYLVQEARCVVSIHGDPIQRLGAYMLEGLVARHEESGTNIYKGLKCHEPDSSRELLYCMRILYDMCPYFKFGYMAANGAIAEALRTEDRIHIIDFQIAQGTQWTTLIQALAARPGGPPHVRITGISQGDNLQLVGKILHDMSRKFNIPFEFNPLAVPCEVVTKDMLKIRGGEALAVNFTLQLHHTPDESVDVNNPRDGLLRMVKRLSPKVMTLVEQESNTNTSPFLTRFTETMDYYSAMMESIDDSLARESKERIGVEQHCMGKDIVNMIACEGKERVERHELLGKWRLRLCMAGFKQCPLSSYVNSVIKKLMACYSDKYTLVEKDGALLLGWKGRSLISASAWH, from the coding sequence ATGGACTCACAACAATTTTTCAGATATGGATACACCACTGATTCAGTCATAAACTATGACTTGACATCCATAAGCAATCCGGTATTCTCTGAATGGACATTAAATTCCCTGAAATTCAATCTCAATGGATCACCAAACTCTCCTCTCTCCGGCCACAGTTCAACAGGAGAAAGCCCATCCATGCCTGTAGGAGTTCATCCTCCAGATAGTACCCAAGTTACCAGTGAGGACATTAGGCATGCCCTTCAAGAGCTGGAGACTGTTCTCATGGCTCCAGACACTGATGAACAACCAATGACCACAAGTACAAAGACATGGGCTCATCTTGAAACCTTGATAAACTCTCAACCCCAGGCTCGCCCTCACAAACGACTGAAACAATTTCCAGACAGCTGCCCACACAATGGAGTTAAGCATTTGCTGATCAAGTGCGCAGAGGCAATGTCAGATGACCGAATCGAAGAATTCCAATACTTAGTTCAAGAAGCTCGATGTGTGGTTTCCATCCACGGCGATCCCATTCAGCGTCTCGGTGCTTATATGTTGGAAGGTCTGGTAGCCAGGCATGAAGAATCAGGCACAAACATCTACAAAGGCCTCAAATGTCACGAACCAGATAGCAGCAGAGAGCTCTTATACTGCATGCGGATATTATATGACATGTGTCCCTACTTCAAATTCGGTTACATGGCTGCTAATGGAGCAATTGCAGAAGCTTTAAGAACAGAGGATCGAATCCACATAATTGATTTTCAGATAGCTCAAGGCACTCAATGGACTACATTGATACAAGCATTAGCAGCGAGACCGGGAGGTCCACCACATGTAAGGATCACAGGAATCAGTCAGGGAGACAATCTGCAACTTGTTGGGAAGATATTGCATGATATGTCTAGGAAATTCAATATCCCATTTGAGTTCAATCCGTTGGCGGTGCCCTGTGAAGTGGTAACTAAAGATATGCTGAAGATCAGGGGAGGGGAAGCACTGGCAGTGAATTTCACTCTCCAGCTTCACCATACACCGGATGAGAGTGTGGATGTGAATAACCCGAGAGATGGTTTGTTGAGGATGGTGAAAAGGTTATCTCCGAAAGTGATGACACTGGTAGAGCaagaatcaaacactaatacATCTCCATTCTTGACAAGGTTCACAGAGACAATGGATTACTACTCAGCAATGATGGAGTCCATTGATGATAGTCTTGCAAGAGAGAGCAAGGAAAGGATAGGTGTGGAACAGCACTGTATGGGAAAGGACATAGTGAATATGATAGCTTGTGAGGGAAAAGAGAGAGTGGAAAGACATGAATTACTGGGGAAATGGAGGTTAAGGCTTTGTATGGCTGGCTTCAAGCAGTGTCCTCTTAGCTCATACGTGAACtcagttataaaaaaattaatggcttGTTACTCTGATAAGTATACACTGGTTGAGAAGGATGGTGCATTGTTGCTGGGTTGGAAAGGAAGGAGCTTGATCTCAGCCTCCGCATGGCATTGA
- the LOC120266783 gene encoding transcription factor bHLH117, with product MERHLRTRILVSPSLMAPIADEGFPTVSMAFNAGDSSCFGYDHGNLPPFPESLASMDPSPKLKAPKIETMLNEKQRRFHGFTELPDYQSLESPNLSSVTAESSHKRYRSPPLAPPFPKTPSEMNFQLNAGLRPSVVPRSDIARSRRNRISDRTQILQGLMPWEKKMDTGTMLLEAHKYVRFLEAQVTALQSMPVSSSGFNPSPVPCRAGGLDVLSRQQLLQVMVNSAPVQDFLYKKGFCVFSAEQLAMLRQVIQRRPQILLLLDSNSNHSELSSPN from the coding sequence ATGGAGCGACATCTACGCACTAGGATCCTCGTTTCCCCGTCTCTCATGGCTCCTATCGCTGATGAGGGTTTCCCGACTGTCTCCATGGCTTTCAACGCCGGGGATTCATCCTGCTTCGGCTATGACCACGGGAATCTCCCACCGTTTCCGGAAAGCCTCGCTTCTATGGATCCCAGTCCCAAGCTCAAGGCTCCTAAGATCGAAACCATGCTTAATGAGAAGCAGCGCCGGTTCCATGGATTCACAGAGCTCCCCGATTACCAATCCCTGGAATCGCCCAACCTCTCTTCAGTCACCGCCGAGTCGTCCCACAAAAGGTACCGATCTCCTCCCCTTGCTCCCCCTTTTCCGAAAACTCCGTCGGAGATGAACTTCCAGCTGAATGCCGGTCTAAGGCCCTCAGTGGTGCCGAGGAGCGACATTGCGAGATCGAGGCGAAACAGGATCAGCGATCGTACCCAGATCCTACAGGGGCTGATGCCGtgggagaagaagatggataCGGGGACAATGCTTTTGGAGGCGCACAAGTACGTCCGATTCTTAGAGGCCCAGGTCACAGCCCTCCAATCCATGCCGGTCTCTTCCTCGGGATTCAACCCTTCACCGGTTCCATGCCGTGCCGGTGGTCTAGACGTGCTGAGCCGCCAACAACTCCTGCAAGTCATGGTGAACTCCGCGCCAGTGCAGGACTTCCTCTACAAGAAGGGCTTCTGCGTCTTCTCAGCCGAGCAGTTGGCCATGCTTCGCCAAGTCATCCAGCGCCGCCCTCaaatcctcctcctcctcgacTCCAACTCCAACCACAGTGAGTTATCCTCTCCTAACTAA